A window from Flavobacterium sp. 83 encodes these proteins:
- a CDS encoding APC family permease encodes MEDQKPDDFKRELGLLDGTMLVVGSMIGSGIFIVSSDMVRQVGSAGWLIAIWVLTAMLTITAAVSYGELSAMFPKAGGQYVYIKEAYGKLIGFLYGWSFFAVIQTGTIAAVGVAFSKFAAYIYAPLSDENILFEMGYFKLNAAQIVSIITIILLTYINSRGVKNSKILQTVLTVIKISSLLGLIIFGFILGAKAEVWDANWTNAWDSKALDVASGSWLPISGTALLSGFVAAFVGSQFSSVAWEGVTFIAEEIKNPKRNVGLSLFLGTLIVGFIYTMANVMYVAVLPLQDIATAKSDRVAVVASQVIFGGMGTLIIAVMIMISTFACNNGLIMAGARVYYTMAKDGVFFKKAANLNHASVPEWALWAQCIWASVLCLTGKYGALLDFVVIIVLIFYILTIYGIFILRKKMPNVERPYKAFGYPFLPMFFIVVSSIISVTLLVTKTSTCGWGVFIMLLGIPVYYLTKMKE; translated from the coding sequence ATGGAAGACCAAAAACCAGACGATTTTAAAAGAGAATTAGGATTACTAGACGGGACCATGCTTGTGGTGGGTTCCATGATAGGTTCCGGGATATTTATTGTAAGCTCAGATATGGTGCGCCAGGTGGGTTCAGCAGGTTGGCTTATCGCTATATGGGTGCTTACTGCTATGCTGACTATTACTGCAGCGGTTAGTTACGGTGAGTTGAGTGCGATGTTTCCCAAAGCAGGAGGACAATATGTTTATATCAAAGAAGCTTACGGAAAATTGATAGGATTTTTATATGGTTGGAGCTTCTTTGCTGTCATACAAACGGGGACTATTGCTGCGGTGGGTGTGGCTTTTTCAAAATTCGCCGCCTACATTTATGCCCCTTTGAGCGATGAAAATATTCTTTTTGAAATGGGTTATTTTAAGCTCAATGCGGCACAAATTGTTTCTATTATTACGATTATTTTGCTTACTTATATCAATAGTCGCGGGGTGAAAAATAGTAAAATTTTACAGACTGTTTTGACAGTTATCAAAATTTCGTCATTACTGGGATTGATTATTTTTGGTTTTATTCTGGGTGCCAAAGCTGAGGTTTGGGATGCTAACTGGACTAATGCCTGGGATTCTAAAGCACTTGATGTTGCCAGTGGATCTTGGCTTCCTATAAGTGGTACGGCATTGTTATCTGGATTTGTGGCCGCTTTTGTGGGTTCTCAATTTTCAAGTGTGGCTTGGGAAGGGGTTACTTTTATCGCAGAGGAAATTAAAAATCCAAAGCGCAATGTGGGTTTGAGCCTTTTTCTGGGGACGTTAATCGTTGGGTTTATTTACACGATGGCTAATGTAATGTATGTGGCTGTTCTTCCTTTGCAAGATATTGCAACTGCAAAATCAGACAGGGTTGCTGTTGTGGCATCGCAAGTGATTTTTGGTGGTATGGGTACTTTAATCATTGCAGTGATGATTATGATTTCGACTTTTGCCTGTAACAACGGCTTGATTATGGCTGGAGCAAGAGTGTATTATACAATGGCAAAAGATGGTGTGTTTTTTAAAAAAGCGGCAAATCTTAATCATGCAAGTGTTCCGGAATGGGCTTTATGGGCACAGTGCATCTGGGCTTCGGTTTTGTGTTTAACTGGTAAATATGGAGCGTTATTAGATTTTGTGGTTATTATTGTTTTGATTTTTTACATACTTACCATTTACGGAATTTTTATTCTGCGTAAAAAAATGCCGAATGTAGAGAGACCGTATAAGGCTTTTGGTTATCCATTTTTACCTATGTTTTTTATTGTAGTTTCATCTATAATTTCGGTTACATTACTAGTAACGAAAACAAGTACTTGCGGTTGGGGTGTTTTTATAATGTTGCTGGGTATCCCGGTGTATTATTTGACAAAAATGAAAGAGTAG
- the ald gene encoding alanine dehydrogenase, translated as MIIGIPKEIKNNENRVALTPAGVAEFKKQGHIVYVQASAGENSGFSDKAYAEAGAELLPTIEDIYSIAEMIIKVKEPIASEYPLIKKDQLLFTYFHFASSEPLTHAMIERGAVCLAYETVEKADRSLPLLVPMSEVAGRMSIQEGAKYLEKPLKGKGILLGGVPGVPPAKVLVLGGGIVGTQAAKMAAGFGAQVTIMDVSLARLRYLSDVMPANVITIISNHYNIREAIATADLVIGAVLIPGAKAPHLITRDMLKLMSPGTVVVDVAVDQGGCIETCTPTTHENPTFIIDDIVHYCVANMPGAVPYTSTLALTNATLPYALQLANKGWQKACAENEELKKGLNIANGKILYKGVAEAWNLPFHEELVLENAVD; from the coding sequence ATGATAATCGGAATTCCCAAAGAAATCAAAAATAACGAAAACCGTGTAGCGCTTACTCCTGCAGGTGTTGCCGAATTCAAAAAACAAGGCCATATTGTTTATGTACAAGCAAGTGCCGGTGAAAATAGTGGTTTTAGCGACAAAGCATATGCTGAGGCTGGAGCAGAATTATTGCCAACAATTGAAGACATATATAGCATTGCTGAAATGATAATCAAAGTAAAAGAGCCTATCGCTTCTGAATATCCTTTGATCAAAAAAGACCAATTATTATTTACCTATTTTCATTTCGCCTCATCTGAACCATTGACGCATGCTATGATTGAGCGTGGCGCAGTATGTTTAGCCTATGAAACTGTTGAAAAAGCAGACCGTAGTTTGCCTTTATTGGTACCCATGTCAGAAGTGGCAGGCCGTATGTCAATTCAGGAAGGTGCTAAATATTTAGAGAAACCATTGAAAGGAAAAGGAATCCTTTTAGGTGGCGTTCCGGGAGTTCCTCCTGCTAAAGTATTAGTATTAGGTGGTGGAATCGTAGGAACACAAGCAGCAAAAATGGCCGCTGGTTTTGGTGCTCAAGTAACCATTATGGATGTAAGCTTAGCGCGTTTGCGTTATTTATCTGATGTGATGCCAGCTAATGTGATCACAATTATCTCAAACCATTACAATATCCGTGAAGCAATTGCTACTGCTGATTTAGTTATCGGAGCTGTTTTAATCCCAGGAGCCAAAGCACCGCATTTAATCACCCGTGATATGTTGAAACTAATGAGCCCGGGAACGGTAGTAGTTGACGTAGCGGTTGATCAAGGAGGATGTATCGAAACTTGCACGCCTACAACACACGAAAACCCAACTTTCATCATAGACGATATCGTACATTACTGCGTGGCTAATATGCCTGGGGCAGTTCCTTATACTTCAACATTGGCACTTACTAATGCTACTTTACCTTACGCGTTGCAATTAGCAAACAAAGGATGGCAAAAAGCATGTGCCGAAAATGAAGAATTGAAAAAAGGATTGAACATAGCTAACGGAAAAATCCTTTACAAAGGAGTTGCCGAAGCTTGGAATCTCCCTTTTCATGAAGAGTTAGTGTTAGAAAACGCAGTTGACTAA
- a CDS encoding Lrp/AsnC family transcriptional regulator, giving the protein MILDETDKKILRLLQEDAHLTLKDIANQINLSLTPVHDRVKRLEKEGIIEKYVSILNKKKLGKNLTVYCQVTLVKQTYDISEGFNQAILNLPEVVECNFVSGSFDYMLKIVLPDMESYHHFHQKKLSVLSEVSLINSFFIISEVKSTTVLPI; this is encoded by the coding sequence ATGATACTGGACGAAACCGACAAAAAAATCTTACGTCTTCTTCAGGAAGATGCGCATTTGACACTGAAAGATATTGCCAATCAAATCAACCTTTCGCTGACACCGGTTCATGACAGGGTAAAACGTTTGGAAAAAGAAGGTATTATTGAGAAGTATGTTTCGATTTTGAATAAAAAGAAATTAGGTAAAAATCTGACGGTATATTGTCAGGTGACTCTTGTCAAACAAACCTATGATATTTCAGAAGGATTCAATCAAGCAATACTGAATTTACCCGAAGTCGTCGAATGTAATTTTGTCTCCGGAAGTTTTGATTATATGTTGAAAATTGTATTACCGGATATGGAAAGTTACCATCATTTTCATCAGAAAAAATTGTCGGTTCTGTCCGAGGTTTCTTTGATTAATAGCTTTTTTATTATTTCGGAAGTGAAGAGTACCACTGTTTTGCCGATTTAA
- a CDS encoding glyceraldehyde-3-phosphate dehydrogenase, translating into MSITYEKEVSFQADRRRAGVELIKIISDLWYDKSIEMVLFRNQLIDRNVSEIINLHDYAGEFVGKPISVFDSVEIARAVLELDLPASKLDIGKLTYEYRLEDEKYPDTRHFILDKLKGARNSEEIQPKDVVLYGFGRIGRLLARELLSKTGKGNQLRLRAIVTRDKNDATSLEKRASLLRYDSIHGDFQGSVVADTKNNALIINGTTVHIITANAPEEIDYTLYGIDNALVIDNTGAFTNHEALSRHLISKGVDKVLLTAPGKGVPNIVHGVNQNEYNPDEINIFSAASCTTNAITPILKAVEDTLGVVKGHLETIHAYTNDQNLVDNMHKKYRRGRAAALNMVITETGAGSAVAKALPSLEGKLTSNAIRVPVPNGSLVVLNLEVSRATSIQEINAIMKKYALEGELVEQIKYSLNNELVSSDIVGTSAPSIYDSNATIVSNDGKNIVLYIWYDNEYGYSHQVIRLAKYIAKVRRFTYY; encoded by the coding sequence ATGAGTATTACTTACGAAAAAGAAGTTTCATTTCAAGCAGACAGACGCCGTGCAGGAGTAGAATTGATTAAAATCATCAGTGATTTATGGTATGACAAATCAATTGAAATGGTTTTATTCAGGAATCAATTAATTGACAGAAACGTAAGCGAAATCATCAACTTGCATGATTATGCAGGTGAATTTGTGGGAAAACCCATTTCGGTATTTGATTCAGTAGAAATAGCCAGAGCTGTTTTAGAATTGGATTTACCGGCTTCAAAACTGGATATTGGAAAACTTACTTATGAATATCGTTTAGAAGACGAAAAATACCCTGATACCAGACATTTTATATTAGACAAATTAAAAGGCGCCAGAAATTCAGAGGAAATTCAACCTAAAGATGTAGTGTTGTATGGTTTTGGCAGAATTGGAAGATTGCTGGCTCGTGAGTTACTTTCAAAAACAGGAAAAGGAAATCAGTTGCGATTGAGAGCCATTGTAACCCGTGATAAAAACGACGCCACTTCACTGGAAAAAAGAGCCTCCTTATTGCGTTATGATTCTATTCATGGCGATTTTCAAGGATCGGTTGTTGCTGACACAAAAAACAATGCTTTGATAATTAACGGCACAACAGTTCACATTATCACAGCAAATGCACCCGAAGAAATTGATTATACCCTTTATGGCATCGACAATGCTTTAGTCATTGATAATACAGGAGCTTTCACAAATCACGAAGCTTTAAGCAGGCATTTAATTTCAAAAGGGGTAGATAAAGTTTTGCTTACTGCTCCTGGAAAAGGAGTTCCGAATATTGTTCATGGCGTAAATCAAAACGAATACAATCCAGATGAAATAAACATTTTTTCGGCTGCATCCTGTACAACAAATGCGATTACTCCAATCTTGAAAGCTGTCGAAGATACTTTAGGCGTTGTAAAAGGACATTTAGAAACAATTCACGCTTATACTAACGACCAGAATCTAGTTGATAATATGCATAAAAAATACCGTCGCGGAAGAGCAGCAGCTTTAAACATGGTAATTACGGAAACTGGTGCAGGCAGTGCTGTAGCAAAAGCGTTACCGTCACTTGAAGGAAAACTGACTTCTAATGCCATCAGAGTACCAGTTCCTAATGGTTCATTAGTAGTTCTAAATCTAGAGGTTTCCAGAGCCACTTCAATTCAGGAAATCAATGCCATCATGAAAAAATATGCTTTAGAAGGCGAATTGGTAGAGCAAATCAAATACTCCTTGAACAACGAATTAGTTTCATCGGATATTGTAGGGACTTCGGCACCATCAATATATGACAGTAATGCAACGATAGTTTCTAACGACGGAAAAAATATTGTACTCTACATTTGGTACGACAACGAATACGGATACAGCCACCAGGTAATCCGATTAGCAAAATACATTGCCAAAGTAAGACGTTTTACGTATTACTAG